The genomic interval AGGCGCTTCGCCAACGCCTGAACGAGATGGCGTACTTGCGCTCCGCCAAGCAGGTCGTCAGGCAGGATTCCAAGGTGGATCCGACGACGAAGTTTCTGCTCGCCTGGCCGGACGGCGTCACGGTCGAGTCCGTGCTCATGCGCCACGGCTACGGAAACAGCGTGTGCGTGTCGTCTCAGGTTGGGTGCAAGATGGGGTGCACGTTCTGCGCGTCCACGCTCGGGGGCATGATCCGCCACATGACCGCGGGCGAGATGGTGGAGCAGGTGATGCACAGCCAGTCGCTGTTGGATGAAGTGGGGCAGCGCGTGTCCTCCGTCGTGGTGATGGGCTCCGGTGAGCCGATGGACAACTACGATCAGGTCATGCGATTCATCGACATCATCACAAACGAGCACGGCCTGAACATCGGACAGCGCCACATCACGGTGTCGACCGTCGGGCTCGTCCCGGGCATCCGCCGCCTCGCTGAAGAAGGCCGCCAGATTACGCTGGCGGTGTCCCTGCACGCGCCGAACGACGCGATTCGCGGGCGCATGATGCCCGTCAACAAGGCGTACCCGATTGCCAAGTTGATGGAGGCATGTCATGATTACTATCGAAAAACGGGACGCCGGATCTCGTTCGAATACGCGCTGGTGGCGGGCGAGAACGACAGCCTCGAGTGCGCCAAGGAACTGGCGGAATTGGTGAAGGGCTTACCGTGCCACGTGAACCTGATTCCGGTGAACTATGTGCCTGAGCGCGGTTATCGCCGCACGGACAGGAAACAGATCTTCGCATTTTGGCGCGCGCTGTTGGACGCGGGCGTGAACGCCACGATTCGCCGCGAGATGGGACACGACATCGCGGCGGCGTGTGGACAGCTTCGCGCTCAGTACGCGAACCGGCAAGCCTGAGGCGGCCCATACGCTCGATGAAGCTCGGTTCGGGAGTCGAGGTGTTGAGATGATTTACGCGGCGAAGTCTCATATCGGGCTGGTGCGCACCATGAATCAGGACGGCTACGCGGTCGTGGACGACTTGCCGGTCGGCGTCCTATTCGTGGTGGCCGACGGCATGGGGGGACCTCAGGCCGGGGATGTGGCCAGCCGGATCGCCGTGGAACGGGTGAGCGAGTACGTCGGGCGCCATCTCTCGGCCGAGGCGAACCCGCGGGAGGTCGTGTCGTCGGCCATCGCGGACGCGAACGAAGAGATTTACAGGCAGGCGGCGGCGGTGCCCGAATACGCCGGCATGGGAACCACCATCGTGTGCGCGCTCGCGCTCGCGGATAGGATGGTGGTGGCTCACGTGGGAGATAGCCGGGCGTACGCGTTGACCGGCGACGAGTTCCGCCAGGTCACGGAAGATCACAGCCTTGTTGCGGAATTGGTACGCCGAGGCCATCTGTCTGCCTCGGAAGCCAGGCATCACCCACAGCGCAACATTGTCACGAGATCGCTTGGCACCGAGCCCGTGAGTCTTCCGGATCTGACGGAGGTGCCGTGGGGAGAGGGCGACGTCCTGCTTCTGTGTTCGGACGGGCTTTCGAATCTGGTCGAGGACGATGAACTGAAAGTGTTCCTGGAGCAGGCGCGCGGTGCGCGCGCGAAGCAAGACGTGTCCGCGGCCGTGGACGCGATGATTCAACTTGCGCTCGACCGGGGCGGGACGGACAACGTCACCGCACTCGTCGCTGTGCATCGAGAGGAGGACACCATCGGATGACGGCGCGCGCGCTCGGGGGTCGGTACCGTCTCGAGCAGAAAATCGGCGAAGGCGGCATGGCGGAAGTCTATCGCGCCATCGATACGCTCCTCGATCGCACGGTGGCCGTGAAGATGCTGCGCAGCCAATACGCGGAAGACGAGGAATTCGTTCGCCGCTTTCGTCAGGAGGCGCAGGCTGCTGCGCGCCTTTCCCATCCGAACATCGTCAACGTGTACGATGTGGGCGTCGAGGACGGCCAGCAGTACATCGTGATGGAGTACGTCGACGGTCCCACGCTGAAGGACGTGATCGTCGAGCGCGCACCGCTCCCGGTCGAGGAAGTGATCCGCATCAGCAAGCAGATCTGCTCGGCCTTGCAGCACGCGCACGAGTTGCACGTGGTTCACCGCGACATCAAGCCGCACAACATTCTCCTGACGAAGAGCGGCCAGGTCAAGGTCGCCGACTTTGGCATTGCCCGGGCCGCGACTGGGCAGACCATTGCGCATCGGCAGGCGACGACGGTGCTGGGGTCGGTTCACTACTTCTCGCCCGAACAGGCGAGAGGGGCCCCCACCGACGCGAAGAGCGACATCTATTCCCTTGGCGTCGTCATGTATGAGATGTTGACGGGTAAACTCCCGTTTGAGGGAGACTCGCCCGTGAGTGTCGCGCTCAAGCACCTGAGGGAGCCGTTCGTTGAGCCGCGCCAATTGAACAAAGACATTCCGCAGAGCGTGGAGAACATCGTCCTGCGCTGTTTGGTCAAGGAGCCGGAAGGCCGCTACCCCAACATGGCCGCGGTGATGGCCGATCTCGACGCTGCGCTCGCGCGCCCGAACGTACCCAAGTTCGTCCCGTCAAGCGGCATGGACGACAAGACCATCGTGGTGCCCGCGATGGGGGATCGCCTGAGCGAGGCCCTGAAATCCGCGGAGGCCCAGGGCGAACGGGGCGATCCCGACGAAGCGCACGCGTCCAAACCTCCGATGGCGCCCTGGAAGCGGGCGAGTCTCATCGCGGGCATTGTGGTTTTGTCGCTGGCGGCGCTCGGCCTCGGAGGCTACGCGGCTATTGTGATTGTAACGAGGCTTCTCACCGTGCCGAACGTCGAGTTGCCGTCTGTCGTCGGCAAGCCGGTGGCCTCGGCCGTGGCCACGCTGGAGGCGGCGGGCTTCTCCAGGCAACAGATTCAGGAGAAGTTTGAGCCCAATCTGAAGGCTGCATCCGGGATCGTGTATCAACAGTCTCCTGCGGGCAACACCCAGGTGAAGAAGACGCGGGACATCACGCTCTACGTCAGCCAGGGCGCGCCGAAGGTGGCGGTGCCGGACGTGACCAATGAGCCGCTGGATCAGGCGAAGCAGGCGCTCGTGAGCGCCGGTTTCTCGGCCAACAACATCGTCGTTCAGACGGAGACGAGCACTTCTGTTCCGTCGGGGGACGTGATCT from Alicyclobacillus acidocaldarius subsp. acidocaldarius DSM 446 carries:
- the pknB gene encoding Stk1 family PASTA domain-containing Ser/Thr kinase; translated protein: MTARALGGRYRLEQKIGEGGMAEVYRAIDTLLDRTVAVKMLRSQYAEDEEFVRRFRQEAQAAARLSHPNIVNVYDVGVEDGQQYIVMEYVDGPTLKDVIVERAPLPVEEVIRISKQICSALQHAHELHVVHRDIKPHNILLTKSGQVKVADFGIARAATGQTIAHRQATTVLGSVHYFSPEQARGAPTDAKSDIYSLGVVMYEMLTGKLPFEGDSPVSVALKHLREPFVEPRQLNKDIPQSVENIVLRCLVKEPEGRYPNMAAVMADLDAALARPNVPKFVPSSGMDDKTIVVPAMGDRLSEALKSAEAQGERGDPDEAHASKPPMAPWKRASLIAGIVVLSLAALGLGGYAAIVIVTRLLTVPNVELPSVVGKPVASAVATLEAAGFSRQQIQEKFEPNLKAASGIVYQQSPAGNTQVKKTRDITLYVSQGAPKVAVPDVTNEPLDQAKQALVSAGFSANNIVVQTETSTSVPSGDVISSDPAPGTQVPITSKITLTVSQQQYVTVPKLVGLTLQQAEAAIQAAGLTLGTVTPSDLVNQNPLVSYAYPYIQGDRVPVGSTINLYVVPNPASIPPSNGAGNATGNSANGGTQNDLDNTPSAGNGSGADNGVSGENTGGSAANATQPTAQPAPSPQPPGHWAPGQLKHKGH
- a CDS encoding Stp1/IreP family PP2C-type Ser/Thr phosphatase, with translation MIYAAKSHIGLVRTMNQDGYAVVDDLPVGVLFVVADGMGGPQAGDVASRIAVERVSEYVGRHLSAEANPREVVSSAIADANEEIYRQAAAVPEYAGMGTTIVCALALADRMVVAHVGDSRAYALTGDEFRQVTEDHSLVAELVRRGHLSASEARHHPQRNIVTRSLGTEPVSLPDLTEVPWGEGDVLLLCSDGLSNLVEDDELKVFLEQARGARAKQDVSAAVDAMIQLALDRGGTDNVTALVAVHREEDTIG
- the rlmN gene encoding 23S rRNA (adenine(2503)-C(2))-methyltransferase RlmN, giving the protein MVHLYDFTLEELRDWVVRELGERPFRAVQLYEWMYQKRAKSFDEMTNLPKALRQRLNEMAYLRSAKQVVRQDSKVDPTTKFLLAWPDGVTVESVLMRHGYGNSVCVSSQVGCKMGCTFCASTLGGMIRHMTAGEMVEQVMHSQSLLDEVGQRVSSVVVMGSGEPMDNYDQVMRFIDIITNEHGLNIGQRHITVSTVGLVPGIRRLAEEGRQITLAVSLHAPNDAIRGRMMPVNKAYPIAKLMEACHDYYRKTGRRISFEYALVAGENDSLECAKELAELVKGLPCHVNLIPVNYVPERGYRRTDRKQIFAFWRALLDAGVNATIRREMGHDIAAACGQLRAQYANRQA